Proteins encoded in a region of the Phacochoerus africanus isolate WHEZ1 chromosome 8, ROS_Pafr_v1, whole genome shotgun sequence genome:
- the HSD11B2 gene encoding 11-beta-hydroxysteroid dehydrogenase type 2: MESWPWPSGGAWLLVAARALLQLLRADLRLGRPLLAALALLAALDWLCQRLLPPLAALVVLAAAGWIALSRLARPQRLPVATRAVLITGCDSGFGKATAKKLDAMGFTVLATVLELDSPGAQELRACCSPRLKLLQMDLTKPADISRVLEFTKVHTASTGLWGLVNNAGHNILVADAELSPVATYRSCMEVNFFGTLEMTKALLPLLRRSSGRIVTVSSPAGDMPFPCLSAYGTSKAAVALLMDSFSCELQPWGVKVSVIQPACFRTEAVKNVDQWEERKRQLLATLPQELLQAYGEDYIEHLNGQFLHSLSQGLPDLSPVVDAITDALLAAKPRHRYYPGHGLGLMYFIHYYLPEGLRRRFLQSFFISPYVPRALRLGQPSHTSAQDPGPNLGSAPTAQ; this comes from the exons ATGGAGAGCTGGCCCTGGCCGTCGGGCGGCGCCTGGCTGCTCGTGGCGGCCCGtgcgctgctgcagctgctgcgcGCAGACCTGCGTCTGGGCCGCCCGCTGCTGGCGGCGCTGGCGCTTCTGGCCGCGCTCGACTGGCTGTGCCAGCGCCTGCTGCCCCCGCTGGCCGCACTTGTCGTGCTGGCTGCCGCGGGTTGGATCGCGTTGTCCCGCTTGGCGCGGCCGCAACGCCTGCCGGTGGCGACTCGCGCGGTGCTCATCACCG GCTGTGACTCTGGTTTTGGCAAAGCGACTGCCAAGAAGCTGGACGCCATGGGCTTCACAGTGCTGGCCACCGTGTTGGAGTTGGATAGCCCTGGTGCCCAAGAGCTGCGTGCTTGCTGTTCCCCTCGTCTGAAGTTGCTGCAGATGGACCTGACCAAGCCAGCAGACATTAGCCGCGTGCTGGAGTTCACCAAGGTCCACACTGCCAGCACAG GTCTGTGGGGCCTGGTCAACAATGCAGGCCACAACATCCTTGTGGCAGATGCAGAGCTGTCTCCAGTGGCCACGTACCGCAGCTGCATGGAGGTGAATTTTTTCGGTACCCTTGAGATGACCAAAGCCCTCTTGCCACTGCTGCGCCGGTCAAGCGGTCGCATTGTGACTGTGAGCAGTCCAGCAG GAGATATGCCATTTCCGTGCTTGTCTGCCTATGGGACCTCCAAAGCGGCTGTGGCATTGCTCATGGACTCTTTCAGCTGTGAACTTCAGCCCTGGGGGGTCAAGGTCAGCGTCATCCAGCCTGCCTGCTTCAGGACGG AGGCAGTGAAAAACGTGGACCAGTGGGAAGAGCGcaagcggcagctgctggccacccTGCCCCAAGAGCTGCTACAGGCCTATGGTGAGGACTACATCGAGCATTTGAATGGGCAATTTCTGCACTCTCTGAGCCAGGGGCTGCCAGACCTCAGCCCGGTTGTAGATGCCATCACTGATGCACTGCTGGCAGCTAAGCCGCGCCACCGCTATTACCCTGGCCATGGCCTGGGGCTCATGTACTTCATCCACTACTACCTGCCAGAGGGCCTGCGGCGCCGTTTCCTGCAGTCCTTCTTCATCAGTCCCTATGTGCCAAGAGCACTGAGGCTTGGCCAGCCCAGCCATACCTCTGCCCAGGATCCAGGCCCAAACCTGGGCTCTGCCCCCACCGCTCAATGA